A genomic stretch from Dyella sp. M7H15-1 includes:
- a CDS encoding YncE family protein, whose amino-acid sequence MKFDRFGLLALRAGTVLAGLCVCVVAIAQTVITVPGMPPVTNPADMYSSAGYNLFSPAVKGALPRIYVPNLRSNDVYVIDSATFKVVDKFPVGRSPQHVVPSWDLKTLWVTNNAEGRTDGSLTPIDPMTGKPGKEVMVDDPYNMYFTPNGKEAIVVAEAHARLDFRDAHTMALKSQLQVPECKGINHADFSIDGKYAIFTCEFGGKVAKIDMVNRKVVGYLLLRKGGMPQDIRVSPDGKVFYVADMMSDGVFLIDGDSFTKIGFIKTGIGTHGMYPSRDGTKLYVANRGSNKVHGPRNGPGSVSVIDFATRKVVAHWPIPGGGSPDMGNVTADGKYLWLSGRFDDVVYAFDTTTGQVKIIKVGMEPHGLAVWPQPGRYSLGHTGIMR is encoded by the coding sequence GTGAAATTTGATCGTTTTGGGCTTCTAGCCTTGCGTGCCGGTACTGTGCTGGCAGGTTTGTGCGTCTGCGTCGTTGCCATCGCACAAACGGTAATCACCGTTCCCGGCATGCCGCCAGTGACCAATCCGGCTGACATGTACAGCAGCGCTGGCTACAACCTGTTCAGCCCGGCCGTGAAAGGTGCATTGCCGCGCATCTATGTGCCCAACCTGCGCTCGAACGACGTCTACGTCATCGATTCGGCCACCTTCAAGGTCGTCGACAAATTCCCGGTCGGACGCAGCCCGCAGCACGTCGTGCCTTCGTGGGACCTAAAAACGCTGTGGGTAACCAACAACGCCGAAGGCCGCACCGATGGCAGCCTCACCCCCATCGATCCGATGACCGGCAAGCCGGGCAAGGAGGTGATGGTCGACGATCCGTACAACATGTATTTCACACCCAACGGCAAGGAAGCGATCGTGGTGGCCGAGGCGCACGCGCGCCTGGATTTCCGTGATGCGCACACCATGGCGTTGAAGAGCCAGTTGCAAGTGCCCGAATGTAAGGGCATCAACCACGCCGATTTTTCGATTGACGGCAAGTACGCCATCTTCACCTGCGAATTCGGTGGCAAGGTCGCCAAGATCGATATGGTCAACCGGAAGGTGGTTGGCTATCTCCTATTGCGCAAGGGCGGCATGCCGCAGGACATCCGTGTCTCGCCCGATGGCAAGGTGTTCTACGTGGCCGACATGATGTCCGATGGCGTGTTCCTGATCGATGGCGACAGCTTCACCAAGATCGGCTTCATCAAGACCGGCATCGGCACGCATGGCATGTACCCCAGCCGCGATGGCACCAAGCTGTATGTCGCCAATCGTGGTTCGAACAAGGTACACGGTCCGCGCAACGGCCCGGGCAGTGTGTCGGTGATCGACTTCGCTACGCGCAAGGTCGTGGCCCATTGGCCGATCCCCGGCGGCGGCAGCCCGGACATGGGCAATGTCACGGCCGATGGTAAGTACCTGTGGTTGTCGGGCCGTTTCGACGACGTGGTGTACGCGTTCGACACGACTACCGGGCAGGTGAAAATCATCAAGGTCGGCATGGAGCCGCACGGCTTGGCGGTGTGGCCGCAGCCAGGCCGTTACTCGCTGGGTCACACGGGTATCATGCGCTGA
- a CDS encoding aldolase: MVSTFETEKSELVGRAHAAMREMLTDAGWTVRQKLALACRILFEAGHASGLSGQVSARGSAHGTFHTQQFGLGFDEIRVSNLVEVDEDLRVIDGHGMPNPANRFHAWIYRHRADVQCIIHAHSPHVIALSMLCMPLTVSHMDFCPLYDDCAFLPDWPGIPVGNEEGRIITQALGDKHAVLLAHHGYLTAGRSVDEACVLALLMERAAAAQLRAMSAGEIKPLPHDLAQEARAWTTTEKRHAASFAYYARGVLGKHADCLV; encoded by the coding sequence ATGGTTTCGACATTCGAAACGGAAAAATCGGAACTGGTCGGCCGTGCGCACGCCGCCATGCGCGAGATGCTGACCGACGCGGGATGGACGGTGCGCCAGAAGCTCGCGCTCGCCTGCCGCATCCTGTTCGAGGCCGGGCACGCTTCCGGCCTGTCAGGGCAGGTCAGCGCGCGCGGTTCTGCGCATGGCACGTTCCATACCCAGCAGTTCGGCCTGGGTTTCGACGAGATCCGCGTTTCCAACCTCGTCGAGGTCGATGAAGACCTCCGCGTCATCGATGGCCACGGCATGCCCAATCCCGCCAACCGCTTCCATGCCTGGATTTATCGCCATCGCGCGGACGTGCAATGCATCATCCATGCGCATTCGCCGCACGTCATCGCCCTGTCCATGTTGTGCATGCCACTGACGGTATCGCATATGGATTTTTGCCCGCTGTACGACGATTGCGCGTTTCTTCCCGATTGGCCCGGCATTCCGGTTGGCAACGAAGAGGGCCGCATCATCACGCAAGCACTCGGCGACAAACATGCCGTGCTGCTCGCGCACCATGGTTATCTCACCGCCGGACGCAGCGTGGATGAAGCCTGCGTGCTTGCCCTGCTGATGGAACGTGCCGCCGCCGCGCAACTGCGCGCGATGTCGGCCGGCGAAATCAAGCCTCTGCCGCACGACCTTGCCCAGGAAGCCCGCGCCTGGACCACCACTGAAAAACGCCACGCGGCAAGCTTCGCCTATTACGCACGCGGCGTGCTCGGCAAGCACGCGGACTGTCTAGTGTGA
- a CDS encoding restriction endonuclease, with protein sequence MISGLPWQAGIALGATSYIAVRYGVAWCISAFSGSLDQELGSSLADSTYAPIAWLLLGACWLAALISFLDSRRRKHLLGTQTGLGILSTMDWREFEMRIANAFRRQGYSVRETGPSGVDDGIDLVLHKDGLTTLVQYRQWRTKLVDVKLVREMYGLLVHHHADTVKIIAIGQYTDDAQRFANGKPIELICGNALLAMLREDLPLTLPNHR encoded by the coding sequence ATGATCTCAGGACTGCCTTGGCAAGCGGGTATCGCGCTCGGCGCAACCAGTTACATCGCCGTGCGTTATGGCGTGGCCTGGTGTATCTCCGCTTTTAGCGGCTCCCTAGATCAGGAGCTGGGCAGCTCGCTTGCCGATAGCACCTACGCGCCTATTGCTTGGTTGCTGCTTGGTGCCTGCTGGCTCGCCGCGCTTATTTCCTTTCTGGACAGCCGGCGACGCAAACATCTGTTGGGAACACAAACCGGCCTGGGCATACTCAGCACCATGGACTGGCGCGAATTCGAAATGCGCATCGCCAACGCCTTCCGGCGCCAGGGCTATAGCGTGCGCGAAACGGGCCCCAGTGGCGTTGACGATGGGATCGACCTAGTTCTGCACAAGGACGGCCTAACGACCCTGGTGCAATACCGGCAATGGCGCACCAAGCTGGTGGATGTAAAGTTGGTGCGCGAGATGTACGGCCTGCTGGTGCATCACCATGCCGATACCGTGAAGATAATCGCCATCGGCCAATACACGGACGATGCCCAGCGCTTCGCCAACGGCAAGCCGATCGAGCTGATCTGCGGCAACGCCTTGCTTGCCATGCTGCGAGAAGATCTGCCCCTAACACTGCCCAACCATCGATAG
- a CDS encoding 2,3-dihydro-2,3-dihydroxybenzoate dehydrogenase yields the protein MVIPATSRFSSKTIVVTGAAQGIGAAVVRMLVAEGAFVHALDVNQEPLQQLCAAMNEHTECCEAIPIDISRREAVETAVAQIERRRPIDGLVNGAGVLIPAPFEAITPEAWSGMFDVNVHGTFFMSHSVARRMIERRKGAIVTIASNAATTPRMNLAAYCASKAAAAMLTKCMGLELGRHGIRCNVVSPGSTNTAMLTAMAGEGAERDRMLIDGDQHAYRLGIPLRKIAEPEDIARAVIFLLSDEANHITLHDLVVDGGATL from the coding sequence ATGGTGATTCCCGCAACGTCGAGATTCAGCAGCAAAACCATCGTGGTCACCGGCGCGGCGCAGGGCATTGGTGCGGCGGTTGTGCGTATGCTGGTTGCCGAAGGCGCTTTCGTCCATGCGCTCGACGTCAACCAGGAGCCGCTGCAGCAGCTTTGTGCGGCCATGAACGAGCATACCGAATGCTGCGAAGCGATCCCGATCGACATCAGTCGTCGCGAAGCGGTGGAAACGGCGGTGGCGCAGATCGAGCGTCGACGGCCCATCGACGGCCTGGTCAACGGCGCCGGCGTCCTGATACCCGCGCCGTTCGAAGCCATCACGCCAGAGGCATGGTCGGGCATGTTCGACGTCAACGTGCATGGCACTTTCTTCATGTCGCACAGTGTTGCGCGCCGGATGATCGAGCGTCGCAAGGGTGCGATCGTGACGATCGCTTCCAATGCCGCCACCACGCCGAGGATGAATCTTGCGGCGTACTGCGCATCGAAGGCCGCCGCGGCGATGCTTACCAAGTGCATGGGACTGGAACTGGGCCGGCATGGCATCCGTTGCAATGTGGTGTCGCCGGGTTCCACCAACACCGCCATGCTCACGGCGATGGCGGGCGAAGGTGCGGAGCGCGACCGCATGCTGATCGATGGCGACCAGCACGCATACCGGCTCGGCATTCCACTGCGCAAGATCGCCGAACCGGAAGACATCGCCCGGGCGGTGATATTTCTGCTTTCCGATGAAGCCAATCACATCACCTTGCACGACCTGGTGGTGGATGGCGGGGCCACGCTGTAG
- a CDS encoding isochorismatase family protein — protein MAIPKIPHYDAPTDVALSRSPLPWKLDVRRAALLVHDMQNYFLRPYESARFVHGIIDNIVAIRRLCHELNVPVYYTAQPGGQSKEHRGLLLDFWGAGMPQDDEATAIVPGLEPVPGVDQILVKHRYSAFARSDLLQRLRQAGRSQLVICGVYAHIGCMVTATDAFMADIQPFFVADALGDFSLAHHEMALRLVAHCSGRVLPAMQVKQALASELLTT, from the coding sequence ATGGCCATTCCGAAAATTCCGCACTACGACGCACCCACCGATGTCGCGCTCTCGCGTTCGCCGCTCCCTTGGAAGCTGGACGTGCGGCGTGCGGCACTGCTGGTGCACGACATGCAGAACTACTTTCTGCGCCCGTATGAATCCGCGCGCTTCGTGCACGGCATCATCGACAACATTGTCGCGATCAGGCGGCTTTGCCACGAGCTGAACGTGCCGGTCTACTACACCGCGCAACCTGGCGGACAGAGCAAGGAACACCGCGGCCTGCTGCTCGACTTTTGGGGCGCAGGCATGCCGCAGGACGACGAAGCGACGGCGATCGTGCCGGGGCTGGAGCCGGTGCCCGGCGTCGACCAGATATTGGTGAAGCATCGCTACAGCGCATTCGCCAGGAGCGACCTGTTGCAACGTTTGCGGCAGGCCGGACGTTCGCAGCTCGTCATCTGCGGCGTATACGCCCACATCGGCTGTATGGTGACCGCCACCGACGCGTTCATGGCCGACATACAGCCGTTCTTCGTGGCCGACGCGCTCGGCGATTTTTCGCTGGCCCATCACGAGATGGCGTTGCGTCTCGTGGCGCATTGCTCGGGAAGAGTGCTGCCGGCGATGCAGGTGAAACAGGCATTGGCGAGCGAGCTGTTGACTACATAA
- a CDS encoding creatininase family protein produces the protein MRYSLGRVIASVVLLIAAHASFAQTPQTVQLQNLTWTELRDQVRAGKTTIIIPVGGTEQSGPYIAVGKHNVRAQYLAEKIAQKLGNALVAPVVAYVPEGGYAPPTSHMRFPGTITIPDDVFEKLLESAANSFAVHGFRNIVFLGDHGGYQKDLKRVVAQLNKSWASTNARAFLPPEYYTATSDGYAQILRQHGYRDDEIGTHAGLADTSLQLAVAPQMVRLSELKAAPKLRAADGVYGGDPRRSSAELGQLGVDAIVSHTVDAIQKDTVGR, from the coding sequence ATGCGCTATTCATTAGGACGCGTTATCGCGTCAGTCGTTTTGCTGATTGCCGCTCATGCGTCGTTTGCGCAAACACCGCAAACCGTGCAACTGCAGAACCTCACCTGGACCGAGTTGCGCGATCAGGTCCGCGCAGGCAAAACCACTATCATCATTCCCGTTGGCGGCACCGAACAAAGCGGTCCTTATATCGCTGTGGGCAAACATAATGTGCGTGCGCAATACCTTGCCGAAAAGATCGCGCAGAAACTTGGCAATGCGCTGGTTGCGCCGGTGGTGGCGTATGTGCCGGAAGGCGGGTACGCGCCGCCGACCTCGCACATGCGTTTCCCGGGCACCATTACTATTCCCGATGACGTCTTCGAAAAACTGTTGGAATCGGCGGCAAACAGCTTTGCTGTGCATGGTTTTCGAAACATCGTTTTCCTGGGCGACCATGGTGGTTACCAGAAAGACCTGAAGCGGGTCGTGGCGCAGCTCAACAAGAGTTGGGCGAGCACGAATGCCCGCGCCTTCCTGCCTCCGGAATACTACACCGCCACCTCCGACGGCTATGCCCAGATCTTGCGCCAGCATGGTTATCGCGACGATGAAATCGGTACCCATGCAGGGCTGGCTGATACCTCGCTGCAATTGGCCGTTGCGCCGCAGATGGTGCGCCTGAGCGAGCTCAAGGCGGCCCCAAAGCTGAGGGCTGCGGATGGAGTTTATGGCGGCGATCCTCGTCGTTCCAGCGCTGAACTTGGCCAGCTTGGCGTCGATGCTATAGTTTCGCACACGGTCGATGCCATTCAGAAAGATACAGTGGGGCGCTGA
- a CDS encoding Spy/CpxP family protein refolding chaperone, translated as MNIVLRKAAIPVALSLALLTGTVAAQSTAPASTSSSSAAPAAKKSHMQKRMDEVEQQISDYHDALGITDAESGQWNAYAQVMHDNAQRMGEALRNRHKNMEMMNADDSMKSYANIAQINADNMQKLSSAFSALYTVLSTEQKQTADELFKNRPPSGRKGHEKHGDKPASASSSATSPST; from the coding sequence ATGAACATTGTCCTTCGCAAGGCTGCCATACCCGTTGCACTGTCGCTTGCCCTGCTGACCGGAACGGTCGCGGCGCAGAGCACCGCGCCCGCATCGACCTCATCGTCATCAGCCGCACCGGCTGCCAAGAAATCCCATATGCAAAAGCGTATGGACGAAGTTGAGCAGCAGATCAGCGATTACCACGATGCACTGGGCATCACCGATGCCGAATCGGGCCAGTGGAACGCCTACGCCCAGGTGATGCACGACAACGCCCAGCGCATGGGCGAAGCCCTGAGGAATCGCCACAAGAACATGGAGATGATGAACGCGGACGACTCGATGAAGTCCTACGCGAACATCGCCCAGATCAATGCGGACAACATGCAGAAGCTGTCCTCCGCCTTCAGCGCCCTGTACACCGTGCTGTCGACGGAGCAGAAACAGACGGCCGACGAGCTGTTCAAGAACCGTCCGCCGAGTGGGCGCAAGGGCCACGAAAAGCATGGAGACAAGCCGGCCAGCGCATCGTCTTCGGCCACTTCGCCCAGTACCTGA
- a CDS encoding cupin domain-containing protein, translated as MASPSSSHANTVPPISRTVLERHSIAGTDRETEVILVIYQPGVSAPPHHHASAGFNYVLEGTAETAYGGETPKRYQAGEVFMDQAKVPHTVFRNADPRHVLRFLIVADVRKNQPYTYLDLSR; from the coding sequence ATGGCTTCACCTTCCAGCTCGCACGCAAATACGGTGCCGCCGATCAGCCGCACTGTTCTTGAACGGCACTCTATCGCGGGTACCGATCGCGAAACCGAAGTGATTCTGGTGATCTATCAGCCAGGCGTGAGTGCACCACCGCACCATCACGCATCCGCGGGCTTCAATTACGTATTGGAAGGCACGGCCGAAACCGCTTACGGCGGGGAAACACCAAAACGCTATCAGGCCGGCGAGGTGTTCATGGATCAGGCGAAGGTTCCGCACACCGTATTCCGCAACGCCGATCCGCGACACGTGCTCCGCTTCCTGATCGTCGCCGATGTGCGGAAAAACCAGCCTTATACGTATCTAGATCTTTCGCGCTGA
- a CDS encoding alpha/beta hydrolase — MATEGNVVLTDGRRMSYAEYGSPAGHPVLYFHGAPSSRLEPLLIGDGTFARYGLRIIAPDRPGMGRSTFQPHRGFGDWPMDVIALANALRLEKFSVLGNFSGGPYAAACAVRIPQRLHSAVIVSGGWRMDRPRALANLHFMTRVTWQLTKHAPALLRLLLKNMVARVGDDLSQMKNILPQADYDAFESAGRYETFGYVLREAMRQGPKGPIWDMRLFVHPFDIRLQDIHMPLQVFHGEKDASVPVALVREALADIPAAKLTTYTHEAHLSTLCNRFDDIASALLA, encoded by the coding sequence ATGGCGACTGAAGGCAACGTCGTACTTACCGATGGCAGGCGCATGTCTTATGCCGAATACGGCTCACCTGCTGGTCACCCGGTGCTCTACTTTCACGGCGCCCCCTCGTCGCGGCTGGAGCCGTTGCTGATCGGCGATGGCACCTTCGCACGTTATGGGCTGCGCATCATTGCACCCGACCGTCCCGGCATGGGCCGTTCCACGTTTCAGCCACACCGTGGTTTTGGCGATTGGCCGATGGATGTCATCGCGCTGGCCAATGCGCTCAGGCTGGAAAAATTCTCCGTGCTTGGGAATTTCAGTGGCGGTCCTTATGCCGCTGCGTGCGCAGTCCGCATCCCACAACGCCTGCACAGCGCAGTCATCGTATCTGGCGGCTGGCGCATGGACCGGCCGCGTGCTCTTGCCAACCTGCACTTCATGACGCGGGTCACTTGGCAACTCACCAAGCATGCACCAGCACTGCTACGCCTGCTGCTGAAAAACATGGTTGCACGTGTGGGCGATGACCTGTCGCAGATGAAAAACATCTTGCCCCAGGCCGACTACGATGCCTTCGAAAGTGCCGGGCGATACGAAACCTTCGGCTATGTGCTACGCGAAGCGATGCGCCAGGGACCTAAAGGGCCTATCTGGGATATGCGCCTGTTCGTGCATCCTTTCGACATCCGCTTGCAGGATATCCACATGCCCCTGCAGGTGTTTCACGGTGAGAAAGATGCCAGTGTCCCTGTTGCCCTGGTGCGCGAAGCGCTAGCCGATATACCCGCGGCCAAACTAACCACCTATACGCACGAGGCGCATCTGTCGACGTTGTGCAATCGCTTTGATGATATTGCCAGTGCGTTGCTTGCATGA
- a CDS encoding 4-oxalocrotonate tautomerase → MPLTLTLTEGVLPKGTEKKTFSRLSECMLKWHGQSENEDLRPNIIGSIHVIPKEHTFSGLVESPVVFVEWKVPAFLFADRKIQQGYIEEATNIVHEASGGKQPKDRIWVNVVHAVDGAWGIAGHALTNEQLTGQVPA, encoded by the coding sequence ATGCCGCTCACCCTGACACTTACCGAAGGCGTACTGCCCAAGGGCACCGAGAAGAAGACGTTTTCCCGCCTTTCCGAATGCATGCTCAAGTGGCACGGGCAGTCCGAGAACGAAGACTTGAGGCCCAACATCATCGGATCGATCCATGTGATTCCAAAAGAGCACACGTTTTCCGGCCTGGTCGAGTCGCCGGTGGTGTTCGTTGAATGGAAGGTGCCGGCCTTCCTTTTTGCGGATCGCAAAATCCAGCAGGGCTATATCGAGGAAGCCACCAATATCGTGCACGAGGCATCCGGCGGCAAGCAGCCGAAGGACCGCATTTGGGTGAACGTGGTGCACGCCGTCGATGGTGCATGGGGCATTGCGGGCCACGCCTTGACCAATGAGCAACTGACGGGCCAGGTGCCCGCCTGA
- a CDS encoding DoxX family protein, whose protein sequence is MRYIPRYTLFEHRKDEALLLARIFLMSLFLIFGWDKFIHFAATEAYMEAVGLPLPTLAAAIALIMEFVVGIAILLGFYTRPLALLLAIYTLVTAMLGHRYWLVDDNPSARIDVMINFYKNFSIAGGLLLLCLSGPGRYSIDRR, encoded by the coding sequence ATGCGATACATCCCGCGGTACACCTTGTTCGAGCATCGCAAGGATGAGGCACTCCTGCTTGCCCGCATATTCCTGATGTCACTGTTCCTGATTTTTGGCTGGGACAAATTTATCCATTTCGCAGCTACCGAAGCATACATGGAAGCCGTGGGATTGCCGCTTCCCACACTCGCAGCAGCCATTGCACTGATCATGGAATTCGTGGTTGGCATCGCCATCCTGCTTGGTTTCTACACTCGCCCATTAGCCCTGTTGCTTGCGATCTATACGCTGGTCACCGCAATGCTCGGACACCGCTACTGGCTGGTGGACGACAACCCGAGCGCACGGATCGATGTGATGATCAATTTCTACAAGAATTTCAGCATTGCTGGCGGATTGCTACTGTTGTGCCTGAGTGGACCAGGAAGGTATTCCATTGACCGGCGATAG
- a CDS encoding 2OG-Fe dioxygenase family protein yields MPTPPDSLVSSLFDAVRRDGFSFVTADAMQPLLTSARQLTDWPAFVQSWNDLGPDPYLAAKGRFRRRRHATFIASAHGAVALAPHQAHYQSLQYNTLQGDIERWFEPVDPAMANGVSLLTILAFCNDFFSSLAPSIATWHVEVHQFRIEASVDSAGEPTPEGSHRDGVDFVLVLLVDRHNIASGTTTIHAPDGKLLGDFTLTHAFDSALIHDPRVFHGVTPVTPLVPGEPAHRDVLVVTFRAKA; encoded by the coding sequence ATGCCTACTCCGCCCGACTCGCTAGTTTCTTCGCTGTTCGATGCTGTGCGGCGCGATGGGTTCTCCTTCGTGACCGCAGATGCCATGCAGCCGCTACTGACGTCGGCGAGGCAGCTCACCGACTGGCCGGCTTTTGTGCAAAGCTGGAATGATCTGGGCCCCGATCCCTATCTCGCAGCCAAAGGCCGTTTCCGCCGACGCCGGCACGCCACCTTTATCGCCAGCGCACACGGTGCCGTCGCACTCGCACCGCATCAAGCGCACTATCAATCACTGCAATACAACACCTTGCAAGGCGATATCGAGCGATGGTTCGAGCCGGTCGACCCGGCCATGGCGAACGGCGTCAGCCTGCTCACCATCCTCGCCTTCTGCAACGACTTCTTCAGCTCGCTCGCACCAAGCATAGCGACCTGGCACGTGGAAGTTCATCAATTTCGCATCGAGGCCAGTGTTGATTCGGCCGGCGAACCCACACCCGAAGGCAGCCATCGCGATGGCGTGGATTTCGTGCTGGTGTTGCTGGTGGATCGCCACAATATCGCCAGCGGCACCACCACCATTCACGCTCCGGATGGAAAATTGCTGGGTGATTTCACGCTGACGCATGCGTTCGATTCGGCGCTGATCCATGACCCGCGCGTGTTCCATGGCGTTACGCCAGTCACACCGCTGGTTCCTGGCGAGCCGGCGCACCGGGATGTGCTGGTGGTGACGTTCCGCGCCAAGGCTTGA
- the fabV gene encoding enoyl-ACP reductase FabV, whose translation MIIHPKVRGFICVTAHPLGCEKNVQEQIDITKASGAFASGPKRVLVIGASTGYGLASRITAAFGYGAATLGVFLEKPSSDSKPGTAGWYNSAAFDKLAKQAGLYSRSINGDAFSHETRQRAIELIKNDIGSPIDLVVYSLASPVRKMPETGEVVRSALKTIGNTFTASSVDTHRDTVMQATVEPATEQEIKDTVTVMGGEDWALWIDALSKAGVLAKDATTIAYSYVGTAITWPIYWHGTLGQAKQHLDNTARELRTRYAAEGLHAYVGVMKSVVTQASSAIPVIPLYVSMVFRIMKEKNIHEGTIEQINRLFHQCLYRMDGKAPVTDDEGRLRLDDWELRDDVQQACKALWPTVTTDNLWEQTDYAGYKHDFLRLFGFDRKDVDYNADVNPDVRFDVVES comes from the coding sequence GTGATCATCCATCCCAAGGTTCGTGGCTTTATCTGCGTCACTGCGCACCCGCTCGGTTGCGAGAAAAACGTGCAAGAACAAATCGACATCACCAAGGCCAGCGGTGCTTTCGCCAGCGGCCCGAAGCGGGTACTGGTGATCGGCGCCTCGACCGGCTACGGACTGGCATCGCGCATCACGGCGGCTTTCGGTTACGGCGCCGCCACCCTGGGTGTGTTTCTGGAAAAACCCTCCAGCGACAGCAAGCCAGGTACCGCCGGCTGGTACAACTCGGCCGCCTTCGACAAGCTGGCCAAGCAGGCCGGTTTGTACAGCCGCTCGATCAATGGCGATGCGTTCTCGCACGAAACCCGCCAGCGCGCGATCGAGCTGATCAAGAACGACATAGGCAGTCCAATCGATCTAGTGGTCTATTCGCTCGCCTCGCCGGTGCGCAAGATGCCGGAAACCGGTGAAGTGGTGCGCTCCGCGCTGAAGACCATCGGCAATACGTTCACCGCATCGTCGGTCGACACCCATCGCGACACGGTGATGCAGGCCACGGTAGAACCGGCGACCGAACAGGAAATCAAGGACACCGTCACCGTGATGGGCGGCGAAGACTGGGCGTTGTGGATCGATGCGCTGAGCAAGGCCGGCGTGCTGGCCAAGGACGCCACCACCATCGCCTATAGCTACGTCGGCACCGCAATCACCTGGCCGATCTATTGGCACGGCACGCTCGGCCAAGCCAAGCAGCACCTGGACAACACCGCGCGCGAACTGCGCACGCGCTACGCCGCCGAAGGTTTGCACGCCTACGTGGGCGTGATGAAGTCGGTCGTCACGCAGGCCAGCTCGGCCATTCCGGTGATTCCGCTGTACGTCTCCATGGTGTTCCGCATCATGAAGGAAAAAAACATTCACGAAGGCACCATCGAGCAAATCAACCGCCTGTTCCACCAGTGCCTGTATCGCATGGATGGCAAGGCGCCAGTAACCGACGACGAAGGCCGCCTGCGCCTGGATGACTGGGAACTGCGCGATGACGTGCAGCAAGCATGCAAAGCGCTATGGCCCACAGTGACGACGGACAATTTGTGGGAGCAAACCGACTACGCCGGTTACAAGCACGACTTTCTGCGCCTGTTCGGCTTTGATCGCAAAGATGTGGATTACAACGCGGATGTGAATCCGGATGTGCGTTTTGATGTGGTCGAGTCCTGA
- a CDS encoding 3-deoxy-7-phosphoheptulonate synthase: MSRHESQLDRWTPREWRDAPLRHMPQPPQEECPLGVTARLSRMPGLVDAEEVKELRSALRAAAKGQTFVLQLGNPDRHLEDAGDADVSEYLRSLESMQQYLALMLRMPVLSMGLVAGVDAAADGTTIAAYYEAMLAALESMRRHRFHPYISHDAANLHAEEALVRNAGMLDGFYASSTHLLWLEGVPLPALSSQLEFLCGLLNPIGMRVSAHSSPEDLLGIYRQLNPSRETGKIVLVSSLGEDLGRLRHFIGAFRDAAAPVVWMCDPCWAHTAHASNDAGALMQAVTAEVEHTALLHADEGSVLAGLRLEIAHELPVAGRRRLDFQQALRVCSELAGAWGGER; this comes from the coding sequence ATGAGCAGACACGAATCGCAGCTTGACCGATGGACGCCGCGCGAATGGCGCGATGCGCCGCTAAGGCACATGCCGCAGCCGCCGCAGGAGGAATGCCCGCTGGGCGTGACCGCGCGCCTGTCGCGCATGCCCGGACTGGTGGATGCCGAAGAAGTGAAGGAACTCAGGTCCGCGCTTCGGGCGGCGGCCAAGGGCCAAACCTTCGTGCTGCAGCTCGGCAATCCGGATCGGCATCTGGAAGATGCCGGCGATGCGGACGTGAGCGAATACCTGCGCAGTCTCGAATCGATGCAACAGTATCTCGCACTAATGTTGCGTATGCCGGTGCTGTCGATGGGCCTGGTCGCCGGGGTGGATGCAGCGGCCGATGGCACGACCATCGCGGCTTACTACGAAGCGATGTTGGCGGCGCTCGAATCGATGCGCCGGCATCGTTTCCACCCTTACATCTCGCACGATGCAGCCAATCTGCACGCCGAGGAAGCACTGGTTCGAAACGCGGGCATGCTGGATGGCTTCTACGCGTCCAGCACGCACCTGCTGTGGCTGGAGGGTGTGCCGTTGCCGGCGCTCAGCAGCCAGCTCGAATTTCTGTGCGGCCTGCTTAATCCGATCGGCATGCGCGTGAGTGCGCACTCGTCACCGGAGGATCTGCTTGGCATCTACCGCCAGCTCAATCCTTCGCGCGAAACCGGCAAGATCGTGCTGGTGTCGAGTCTGGGTGAGGATCTTGGCAGGCTGCGGCATTTTATCGGCGCATTCCGCGACGCCGCGGCGCCAGTCGTGTGGATGTGCGATCCGTGCTGGGCGCATACCGCACATGCGAGCAACGATGCGGGCGCGCTGATGCAGGCGGTCACTGCCGAAGTGGAACACACCGCCTTGCTGCATGCCGACGAAGGCAGTGTGCTGGCCGGCCTACGCCTGGAAATTG